In the genome of Streptomyces sp. SAI-127, the window CCAGTGGTGCAGCAGCGGGAAGCCCGGAAAGCTGCCCGAGCGTACCCAGTCGGTCGTCATCTCGTGCACGGCCAGCTCACGCCAGGCGCCGAAGCCGGGGCTGCCGATCGCGCCGATGCCGTAGTGGAAGCGGGACGGCAGGCCGAAGAGGTTCGCGGTGGATCGGACGTGGGCCGGCTGGAGCTCGGTGGCGGTGAGCGGCACCTGCTTGACGAAGACCTGTACGCCGTCCACCTCCAGCAGGCTCGCCCGTCCGCCGATGCCGGTGCCTGCCGGCGTGCCGGATGCCACGAGGTCGGCGAGGGCGTGGTCGCTCAGGAGGGCGAGGGAGGCGGCGGTGTCGGCGTGGGTGCTGAGACGGGTGGCGGAGACCATGGCCCCATGATCGGTCCCCCGTGGCCGAAGCACGCGAGGTCCGCCCCGAGTTCAGCCAACTTCTCGAAGGAGTGCAGGGCTTGGGTCCGGTCGACGTTGAACACGCCGGGCATCACCTTCCCGTCGACAGGTGACGCGGCCACGGCGTCGCCGGTGAAGAGCACTCCGTGCTCGGGGAGATGGAGCGCGACACTGCCGGGCGTGTGACCCGGGACATGGACGACCCGCGCCCCACCGCCGAAGCCGAGCAGATCACCGTCGGACAGCTCGGTGAGCTTCGGCGGCCTCGCGAACTCGCCCTGTGGCAGGTGTCGTAGGGCTTCCGCGTGCAGGGGGCGCTCCCAGTCCTCGAACACCGGTGGCGGGCCCGGTACTTCACCTCGTACGACCGGCGCGTCCAGCTCGTGCGCCAGCACCTCGGCGCCGGTCAGAGCGGCCAACTCGCCCGCCCCGCCCACATGGTCCTCGTGGAAATGGGTGAGCACGATCCGTCGTAGGCGCCCCTGTACGCAGGCGGCGATCGACGCGGCGGACCCCGCCGGGCCGGCGTCGATCAGTGTCGACTCGTCGCCGTCTCGCCAGAGATAGGCCTGGCCGACCGGGAAGCGCAGGAGGTGGAGGTGCGGGAGCAGCTCGATGACGTCCATGGGACGACCGTAGAAAGGCCCCCGTCCGCGGACGAGGGCCTTCTGCCGACAGCAGAGCCGGCGGTTCAGCCCGCCGCGTAGTTGCGCAGGAACAAGGCCTCCGCCACCGACAGGCGCTCCAGCTCCTCGGGGGAGACGCTCTCGTTCACGGCGTGGATCCGGGCCTCGGGCTCGCTCAGGCCGATGAGGAGGATCTCGGCGTGCGGATAGAGCGCCGCGAGGGTGTTGCACAGCGGGATCGAGCCGCCCTGGCCGGCGTACTGCATCTCCTGGCCCGGGTACGCCACCGCCATCGCGTCGGCCATCGCCGCGTACGCCGGGCTGGTGGTGTCCGCGCTGAACGGCTGGCCCTGGCCGATCCGCTCGGTGCTCACGCGCGCGCCCCACGGAGTGTGTGTCTCCAGATGGACCTGGAGCAGCTTGGTCGCCTCGTCGGTGTCGATGCCCGGCGGCACCCGCAGGCTGACCAGCGCACGGGCGCTCGCCTGCACGGACGGGGTGGCGCCGACGACCGGCGGACAGTCGATGCCGAGGACCGTCACGGCCGGGCGGGCCCAGATGCGGTCGGCGACCGTGCCGTCACCGATCAGCTCGACGCCGTCCAGGACCTTGGCGTCCTTGCGGAACTGCTCCTCGTCGTACCGCAGGCCGTCCCAGGACGCGTCCGGGGTGAGCCCGTCGATCGTCGTCGTCCCGTCCTTCGCGCGCAGCGAGTCCAGTACGCGTATCAGCGCGGACAGCGCGTCGGGGGCGGCGCCGCCGAACTGGCCCGAGTGCAGGTTGCCCTCCAGGGTGTCGATCCGGACGCGGAGCATGGTCATGCCGCGCAGGGTGGCGGTGACCGTCGGCAGACCGGTGCGGAAGTTGCCCGCGTCCCCGATGACGACGGCGTTCGCGTCCAGCAGCCCGGGGTGCGCCTCGGCGTACCGCTCCAGGCCGCCCGTGCCCTGCTCCTCCGAACCCTCGGCGATGAACTTGACGTGGACCGGCACCCCGCCGTTGGCCTTGAGGGCGCGCAGCGCGAGCAGATGCATGAGCACGCCGCCCTTGCAGTCGGCGGCCCCGCGCCCGTACCAGCGGCCGTCGCGCTCGGTCAGTTCGAACGGCGGGGTCGCCCAGCCGGCCTCGTCCAGCGGCGGCTGCACGTCGTAGTGGGCGTACAGCAGGACGGTCTTCGCGCCCGCGGGACCGGGCAGGTGGCCGTAGACCGACTGCGTGCCGTCCGGGGTGTCGAGCAGTGCCACGTCCTGGAAGCCCTCGGCGGTGAGCGCGTCCGCGACCCAGCGGGCGGCGGCCTCGCTCTCGCTCTTCGGGAACTGGTCGAAGTCCGCCACCGACTGGAAAGCCACCAGTTCGGTGAGCTCCGCCCGCGCCCTGGGCATCAGCGAGGCGACGGTCTCGGCGACCGGATTCGACGACATGGGCACGCTCCTGGTGGGTGCGACGTTGTAGCTGTGAGTGCCGTAGATCCTCCCACAGTGGTCTGTGGGCGGGCCCGCCGTAGGATGCGGGAGACAGGTGCGGCAACGGCTTGATCGGGAGCAGCAGACCATCGTGAGCAGCGAGAACACTTCGGCGGACGACTCTTCGGCGGACGGCGTGCAGGACGACGGGCAGCGGGTGTGGGACGTCGTCGTGGTGGGCGCGGGACCCGCGGGGGCTTCGGCTGCCTACGCGGCGGCGGTGGCGGGACGGCGTGTGCTGTTGCTGGAGAAGGCCGAGCTGCCGCGGTACAAGACATGCGGCGGCGGCATCATCGGCCCCTCACGGGACTCGTTGCCGCCCGGTTTCGAGCTGCCGTTCCGGGACCGGGTGCACGCGGTCACCTTCTCGAACAACGGCCGCTTCACCCGCACCCGGCGCTCCAAGCAGATGCTGTTCGGGCTGATCAACCGGCCCGAGTTCGACCAGCAGCTCGTCGAGCACGCGCAGAAGGCCGGCGCCGAGCTGCGCACGGGCGTCACTGTCCAGCGCGTCGAGCAGCACGGCTCGGCGGTGCCCGACCGGCGTACGGTCGCCGTGGTCCTCCAGGGCGGCGAGACGCTGCTCGCGCGGGCGGTCGTCGGGGCCGACGGCAGCGCCAGCCGGATAGGAGCGCATGTCGGGGTGAAGCTCGACCAGGTGGACCTCGGCCTGGAGGCGGAGATCCCGGTGCCGGAGACGGTCGCCGAGGACTGGAAGGGGCGGGTGCTCATCGACTGGGGCCCGATGCCCGGCAGTTACGGCTGGGTCTTCCCCAAGGGGGACACCCTGACGGTCGGGGTGATCTCGGCGCGTGGTGAGGGCGCGGCCACCAAGCGGTACTTGGAGGACTTCATCGGGCGGCTCGGTCTCGCCGGGTTCGAACCGAGCATCTCCTCCGGCCACCTGACCCGCTGCCGTGCCGAGGACTCGCCGCTCTCGCGCGGGCGGGTGCTGGTGTGCGGTGACGCGGCGGGGCTGCTCGAGCCGTGGACCCGCGAGGGCATTTCCTTCGCGCTGCGCTCCGGGCGGCTCGCGGGGGAGTGGGCGGTGCGGATCGCGGAGGCCCACGACGCGGTGGACGCCCGGCGGCAGGCGCTGAACTACGCGTTCGCCGTCAAGGCGGGGCTCGGCGTGGAGATGAGCGTCGGCAAGCGGATGCTGACCGCGTTCGAGCGCCGTCCCGGCCTGTTCCACGCGGCACTGACGGGCTTCCGGCCCGCGTGGAACGCGTTCAGGGAGATCACCCAGGGTTCGACGTCGCTGGGCGAGCTCGTCCGGGGCCGGCCGATGGCCCAGCGGGCGCTGGCCGCGCTGGACCCGCGTCCCGCCGAGCGCGGGGCGGGCGGCGAGGCCACGTCCTGACCGGTCACTTCCTCACCGGTCACTTCCTCACCGGTCACTTCTTGACCGTGATCCGGAAGACCGGGTGGTCGCCCGCGGCCGCGATGATCTCCTCGTCGGAGGACTTGGCGGTCACGCCCTGGAAGTACTGGTTGACCTCCCAGCCCCACTTCTCCAGGTAGGTCCGCAGGATCGGGAGCTTCTCCGTGTCGGGGAGCTCCACCGCGGTGAACTCGCGCACCTTGCGGCCGACCCGCAGCTCCCCGCCGCCGGCGGCACGCATGTTCCGCACCCACTGGGAGTGACCGCGCGCCGAGACCAGGAACTGCCCGCCCTCGTACGTGTGCGGGTTGACCGGGATCCGCTGCATCTGCCCGCTCTTGCGGCCGCGCACCGACATCTCCGCGGTACCGGCCAGGCTGAAGCCGTGCCGGGCCAGCCAGCCGATGACGCCGTTGAGGCGGACGTTGAGCGGGCTGCCCTTGAGGTAGTACGGCTGCGACATGGTGACCCCCATCAGATGTGCGAGAGCGGTGCTCTCGCTTTCGTGGGACCAGTCTGCACGGATCGGCGGGACAAAGCAAGAGCACCGCTCTCGATTGTGTGCACTGCTCTGCTTCTGTGGGACACTGGCCCTATGAGCACCGCACAAGGCGCCCGGGCCCGTGCCCGGATCGAAGTCACCGCCGCCATCAAGGACGAGGCGCGTCGGCAGCTCGCGGCGGAGGGCGCGGCGAAGCTCTCGCTGCGGGCCGTGGCGCGTGAGCTGGGGATGGTCTCCTCGGCGCTGTACCGCTACTTCCCGAGCCGCGACGACCTGCTCACCGCGCTGATCATCGACGCGTACGACTCCTTGGGGGAGAGCGCGGAGCGGGCGCACCAGGCGGGGGCGGGGGCGGACCCGCTGGAGCGCTGGGCCGCGGTGGGCGAGGCCGTGCGCCACTGGGCGCTGGCGCATCCGCACGAGTACGCACTCATCTACGGCTCTCCCGTCCCCGGCTACACCGCCCCCCAGACGACCGTCCCGCCCGCCGCCCGCGTGGGCCTCCTCCTGATCGGCGTCGTGCGCGACGCCCACCACGGCCCGGGAGGCCTGGAGGAACTGCCCCCGGTCCCCGAGGACCTTCACGCCGAGGCCGACCGCATCGCCGCCGACCTCGCCCCGGACCTTCCGCCCGAGGTGGCCGCGGCCCTGGTGGTGGCCTGGGCCCAGCTCTTCGGACTGGTCGGCTTCGAGCTCTTCGGCCAGTTCAACCGAGTGGTGGAGGACCGGGAGCCGTTCTTCCGGCACGCGGTACGGCAGCTGGGACGGGGCGTGGGGCTGCGGTAGGGGGCGTGCGGCCCGGCCGTGGACACACCGGGTCGCGCGGGCCGCCGTACTTCGCCGGGAGTACGCGTGATCACCGCGCTCGGGGGACGCCCTGGCCGGGCCGGGGCGTCTAGCGTGGCTGTCATGGACGGTGAGCAGGGCGTACGCGGGGAGGAGCCGCCGCGGTGGCGGTGGCGCGGGGCGTCGTGGTGGCGGCGTTCCGGCGAGGGGCAGGGAGCCCGCTGGCCGTGGCCGTCCACCCTGCTGCTCACGTTCTTCGTGCTCGCGGGGTCGAACTACGCGGCCCGGCAGCAGGCCGGCGACCGGGCCGAGCTCGATGCGTTCGCGCGGGTGCTGCTGGT includes:
- a CDS encoding geranylgeranyl reductase family protein: MSSENTSADDSSADGVQDDGQRVWDVVVVGAGPAGASAAYAAAVAGRRVLLLEKAELPRYKTCGGGIIGPSRDSLPPGFELPFRDRVHAVTFSNNGRFTRTRRSKQMLFGLINRPEFDQQLVEHAQKAGAELRTGVTVQRVEQHGSAVPDRRTVAVVLQGGETLLARAVVGADGSASRIGAHVGVKLDQVDLGLEAEIPVPETVAEDWKGRVLIDWGPMPGSYGWVFPKGDTLTVGVISARGEGAATKRYLEDFIGRLGLAGFEPSISSGHLTRCRAEDSPLSRGRVLVCGDAAGLLEPWTREGISFALRSGRLAGEWAVRIAEAHDAVDARRQALNYAFAVKAGLGVEMSVGKRMLTAFERRPGLFHAALTGFRPAWNAFREITQGSTSLGELVRGRPMAQRALAALDPRPAERGAGGEATS
- a CDS encoding MBL fold metallo-hydrolase → MDVIELLPHLHLLRFPVGQAYLWRDGDESTLIDAGPAGSAASIAACVQGRLRRIVLTHFHEDHVGGAGELAALTGAEVLAHELDAPVVRGEVPGPPPVFEDWERPLHAEALRHLPQGEFARPPKLTELSDGDLLGFGGGARVVHVPGHTPGSVALHLPEHGVLFTGDAVAASPVDGKVMPGVFNVDRTQALHSFEKLAELGADLACFGHGGPIMGPWSPPPVSAPTPTPPPPSPS
- a CDS encoding TetR/AcrR family transcriptional regulator yields the protein MSTAQGARARARIEVTAAIKDEARRQLAAEGAAKLSLRAVARELGMVSSALYRYFPSRDDLLTALIIDAYDSLGESAERAHQAGAGADPLERWAAVGEAVRHWALAHPHEYALIYGSPVPGYTAPQTTVPPAARVGLLLIGVVRDAHHGPGGLEELPPVPEDLHAEADRIAADLAPDLPPEVAAALVVAWAQLFGLVGFELFGQFNRVVEDREPFFRHAVRQLGRGVGLR
- a CDS encoding dipeptidase, with the translated sequence MSSNPVAETVASLMPRARAELTELVAFQSVADFDQFPKSESEAAARWVADALTAEGFQDVALLDTPDGTQSVYGHLPGPAGAKTVLLYAHYDVQPPLDEAGWATPPFELTERDGRWYGRGAADCKGGVLMHLLALRALKANGGVPVHVKFIAEGSEEQGTGGLERYAEAHPGLLDANAVVIGDAGNFRTGLPTVTATLRGMTMLRVRIDTLEGNLHSGQFGGAAPDALSALIRVLDSLRAKDGTTTIDGLTPDASWDGLRYDEEQFRKDAKVLDGVELIGDGTVADRIWARPAVTVLGIDCPPVVGATPSVQASARALVSLRVPPGIDTDEATKLLQVHLETHTPWGARVSTERIGQGQPFSADTTSPAYAAMADAMAVAYPGQEMQYAGQGGSIPLCNTLAALYPHAEILLIGLSEPEARIHAVNESVSPEELERLSVAEALFLRNYAAG
- a CDS encoding nitroreductase family deazaflavin-dependent oxidoreductase, translating into MSQPYYLKGSPLNVRLNGVIGWLARHGFSLAGTAEMSVRGRKSGQMQRIPVNPHTYEGGQFLVSARGHSQWVRNMRAAGGGELRVGRKVREFTAVELPDTEKLPILRTYLEKWGWEVNQYFQGVTAKSSDEEIIAAAGDHPVFRITVKK